In Halopelagius inordinatus, a single genomic region encodes these proteins:
- a CDS encoding FxsA family protein encodes MQTRWVIAILLAIPLADTLLLVPVANAIGFAATVLLVVLTGLVGMLLVRAEGRHTLSKLQRKVSTGGIPTDELLDGGLLIAAGAFLLTPGIVTDLLGFSLALPVTRYPIREVVKRYVVKPYLEKQTDGFVSGTVWSGGYPDGDVVDLDPENYGRRDDDNS; translated from the coding sequence ATGCAGACGCGCTGGGTCATCGCGATTCTCCTCGCGATACCGCTCGCCGATACGTTGCTTCTCGTCCCCGTGGCGAACGCCATCGGGTTCGCCGCGACGGTACTTCTGGTCGTCCTCACGGGTCTCGTCGGCATGCTCCTCGTCCGCGCCGAGGGGCGGCACACGCTCTCGAAACTCCAACGGAAGGTGTCCACCGGCGGCATCCCGACGGACGAACTGTTAGACGGCGGCTTGCTCATCGCCGCGGGGGCGTTCCTCCTCACCCCGGGCATCGTCACGGACCTGCTCGGGTTCTCGCTGGCGCTTCCGGTGACGCGCTACCCCATCCGCGAGGTGGTGAAACGCTACGTGGTGAAGCCGTACCTCGAAAAACAGACCGACGGATTCGTCTCCGGCACCGTCTGGTCCGGCGGCTACCCCGACGGCGACGTCGTCGACCTGGACCCCGAGAACTACGGCCGCAGAGACGACGACAATTCGTAA
- a CDS encoding response regulator → MGNGPSEAVILLIEDNRGDIRLIEEAFSDGNVANTLHTVTDGQAALDFIYQREEYEDAPRPDIVLLDLHLPKVDGEEILHEIKHHPELNDVPVIVLTGINQDLIKSRDFDDDADEDAVLEKPIDLGEFVEVIGSFEQFRLAVMRMD, encoded by the coding sequence ATGGGAAATGGGCCATCAGAAGCGGTGATACTGCTGATAGAAGACAACCGTGGGGATATCCGCCTCATAGAAGAAGCCTTCTCCGACGGCAACGTCGCAAACACACTCCACACCGTTACCGACGGCCAAGCGGCACTCGACTTCATCTATCAGCGCGAGGAGTACGAGGACGCTCCCCGACCAGATATCGTATTACTCGACCTGCATCTGCCGAAAGTGGACGGGGAGGAGATTCTCCACGAGATCAAACACCATCCCGAACTGAACGACGTTCCCGTCATCGTGTTGACCGGGATTAACCAGGACCTGATAAAATCGCGTGACTTCGACGACGACGCGGACGAAGATGCGGTCCTCGAAAAGCCCATCGACCTCGGTGAGTTTGTCGAGGTCATTGGGTCGTTCGAACAGTTTCGTTTAGCAGTTATGCGGATGGACTAA
- a CDS encoding DUF7124 domain-containing protein codes for MDGGGSTDMTLAFELEALKSLADPNAVFNDARQWTEYVGVVSEKPTYVVTNFTRKHRIRQDFFSGPRGVEESLDNVKQQFDTDRHVFVGTSEEDRAVAEDASWEYLPLSQAAEAANWALAGESPEEDPFESEGRDDWP; via the coding sequence ATGGATGGTGGCGGCAGTACGGACATGACGCTCGCGTTCGAGTTGGAGGCGTTGAAATCGCTCGCGGACCCAAACGCCGTGTTCAACGACGCCCGTCAGTGGACGGAGTACGTCGGCGTCGTGAGCGAAAAGCCCACGTACGTGGTGACCAACTTCACGCGAAAGCACCGCATCCGACAGGACTTCTTCTCCGGCCCCCGCGGCGTCGAAGAGAGTCTGGACAACGTCAAACAGCAGTTCGACACCGACCGGCACGTCTTCGTCGGCACCTCCGAGGAGGACCGGGCCGTCGCGGAGGACGCATCGTGGGAGTACCTCCCGCTCTCACAGGCCGCCGAGGCCGCAAACTGGGCGCTCGCGGGCGAATCGCCCGAAGAAGACCCCTTCGAGTCCGAGGGGCGCGACGACTGGCCCTGA
- the mptA gene encoding GTP cyclohydrolase MptA: MSHQLPDVQASRPDVTVGLSQVGVTGVDKLVKIARDDKRPLVLMAEFEVFVDLPSGRKGIDMSRNMQVIDETLESAVSEPAYRVEDMCGDAAERLLAKHEYTSTAEVRMTAELVLREDTPASGLATQGTATIIASAVATDEGTREEIGAEVTGMTVCPCSQGMSASRARDVLQDLAVDDDTIEEFLQKVPQPGHSQRGHATLTVTTEGSPDVDLMDLIDIARDSMSARIYNLAKRPDEDHMTYEAHANAKFVEDCVRSMADQVRDELDHLDDDAVVYMKQSNDESIHQHNAHAEREVTFERLESEMDQ, from the coding sequence ATGAGTCACCAGTTGCCTGACGTACAGGCAAGTCGCCCCGACGTCACCGTGGGGCTGAGTCAGGTCGGCGTCACGGGCGTGGACAAACTCGTCAAAATCGCCCGCGACGACAAGCGGCCGCTCGTTTTGATGGCCGAGTTCGAGGTGTTCGTCGACCTCCCGAGCGGTCGGAAGGGAATCGACATGAGCCGAAACATGCAGGTCATAGACGAGACGCTCGAATCCGCCGTCTCCGAACCCGCCTACCGCGTCGAGGACATGTGCGGCGACGCCGCCGAGCGACTCCTCGCGAAACACGAGTACACTTCGACCGCCGAAGTCCGCATGACGGCCGAACTCGTCCTCCGCGAGGACACGCCCGCGAGCGGACTCGCGACGCAGGGGACGGCGACCATCATCGCGAGCGCCGTCGCGACCGACGAGGGAACGCGCGAGGAGATAGGCGCGGAAGTGACCGGGATGACGGTCTGTCCCTGTTCGCAGGGCATGTCCGCCTCCCGGGCGCGTGACGTCCTGCAGGATTTAGCGGTGGACGACGACACGATAGAGGAGTTCCTCCAAAAGGTGCCGCAACCGGGCCACTCCCAGCGCGGACACGCGACGCTCACCGTCACGACGGAGGGCTCTCCCGACGTGGACCTGATGGACCTCATCGACATCGCCCGCGACTCGATGTCGGCGCGCATCTACAACCTCGCGAAGCGTCCGGACGAAGACCACATGACGTACGAGGCACACGCGAACGCGAAGTTCGTCGAGGACTGCGTTCGGTCGATGGCCGATCAGGTCCGCGATGAACTCGACCACCTCGACGACGACGCCGTCGTCTACATGAAGCAGTCGAACGACGAGTCCATCCACCAGCACAACGCCCACGCCGAGCGAGAAGTGACGTTCGAACGGCTCGAAAGCGAGATGGACCAGTAG
- a CDS encoding lamin tail domain-containing protein: protein MTVPRSAVMLVAVLSVILAGCAGQGGVAATPDDVIETPSAAADGSPASVSASSGADGNGSLEVHFINVGQGSSILVVSPSGETMLIDTGDWRDDGEDVLQYLDRQNVSRIDHLVTSHADADHIGGHAAVIDRYETEKGGVGAVYDPGIASSSKTYERYLDAVERHDVPLYEVAANDTIPFAGANATVLAPPETPLANGDRNENSVVLSVRNDSQSPGFLLPGDAESEGEDYLTRDDGPNLNATVLQVGHHGSRSSTSEALLDESSPRVAVVSSAYDSQYGHPHNETLERLSSRSVPTYWTGVHGDVVFVESGDELVVETQRNATTNPLELRSEPPIEPGTGPAVTERSRLLVANASGSEETVADARSPTATHAERPTATATPTPTATPTPTSSAPKAISLTDINADADGNDHDNLDDEYLVFTNTGESAVDLAGWTVEDDADHTYAFPDGFTLGPGASVTLHTGTGDDTDSDLYWGSGRAVWNNGGDTVTVTDDSGAVVIEETYA, encoded by the coding sequence ATGACAGTTCCGCGTTCCGCGGTGATGCTCGTCGCCGTGCTCTCCGTGATTCTCGCGGGGTGCGCCGGTCAGGGGGGAGTCGCGGCCACACCCGACGACGTGATAGAGACGCCGTCGGCGGCGGCGGACGGTTCGCCTGCATCGGTGTCGGCGTCCTCCGGGGCGGACGGCAACGGCAGCCTCGAAGTCCACTTCATCAACGTCGGACAGGGTTCGAGCATCCTAGTCGTCTCTCCGTCGGGCGAAACGATGCTGATAGACACCGGCGACTGGCGCGACGACGGCGAGGACGTGCTACAGTACCTCGACCGACAGAACGTCTCTCGTATCGACCACCTCGTCACCTCTCACGCCGACGCCGACCACATCGGCGGTCACGCGGCCGTCATCGACCGCTACGAGACCGAGAAAGGCGGCGTCGGCGCGGTGTACGACCCCGGAATCGCGTCGTCGTCGAAGACGTACGAGCGGTATCTCGACGCCGTCGAACGGCACGACGTTCCGTTGTACGAAGTCGCCGCAAACGACACGATACCCTTCGCGGGCGCGAACGCGACGGTCCTCGCACCGCCCGAAACGCCGCTTGCGAACGGAGACCGAAACGAGAACAGCGTCGTCCTCTCGGTCAGGAACGACTCGCAGTCGCCCGGATTCCTCCTCCCCGGCGACGCAGAGAGCGAGGGGGAAGACTACCTCACGCGCGACGACGGGCCGAACCTGAACGCGACCGTACTGCAGGTCGGGCACCACGGGAGTCGTTCGAGCACGAGCGAGGCCCTCCTGGACGAGAGTTCGCCACGGGTCGCCGTCGTCTCTAGCGCGTACGACTCCCAGTACGGTCACCCGCACAACGAGACTCTCGAGAGACTCTCGTCGCGGTCGGTTCCGACCTACTGGACGGGCGTCCACGGGGACGTCGTCTTCGTGGAGTCGGGAGACGAACTCGTCGTCGAGACGCAACGGAACGCGACGACGAACCCCCTCGAACTGCGCTCGGAACCCCCGATAGAACCGGGAACGGGACCGGCGGTCACCGAACGGAGTCGTCTCCTCGTCGCGAACGCGAGCGGTTCCGAGGAGACGGTCGCCGATGCCCGCAGTCCGACCGCGACGCACGCGGAACGGCCGACTGCGACCGCTACGCCGACGCCTACCGCCACCCCGACGCCGACGTCTTCGGCACCGAAGGCGATTTCTCTCACCGACATCAACGCCGACGCGGACGGAAACGACCACGACAACCTCGACGACGAGTACCTCGTGTTCACGAACACGGGCGAGTCGGCGGTGGACCTCGCGGGGTGGACAGTCGAAGACGACGCAGACCACACCTACGCGTTCCCGGATGGGTTCACGCTCGGTCCGGGCGCGAGCGTCACACTCCACACCGGGACCGGCGACGACACGGACTCCGACCTCTACTGGGGGTCCGGACGCGCCGTCTGGAACAACGGCGGCGACACCGTCACCGTAACCGACGACTCGGGGGCCGTCGTCATCGAAGAGACGTACGCATGA
- a CDS encoding nickel-binding protein, with product MTNYDVLREFEAGITTEQLEQAVESSGDAIDELRSEGVPMSYLGSQTFLKGDGSIGATMCRYDADSETTLREHSERAGLAVSDIFVVGPPHAGVAPKVSVAPKSA from the coding sequence ATGACTAACTACGACGTATTGCGCGAGTTCGAAGCGGGAATTACAACCGAGCAGTTGGAGCAGGCGGTCGAAAGTTCGGGCGACGCCATCGACGAACTACGAAGCGAGGGAGTTCCGATGTCGTACCTCGGCTCTCAGACGTTCCTCAAGGGGGATGGATCCATCGGCGCGACGATGTGCCGGTACGACGCGGACTCCGAAACGACGCTCCGCGAACACAGCGAACGCGCCGGACTCGCCGTGAGCGATATCTTCGTGGTCGGCCCCCCGCACGCCGGGGTGGCCCCGAAGGTCAGCGTCGCGCCGAAGTCGGCCTGA
- a CDS encoding flavin reductase family protein, which produces MKEFDVTEVDGRESARLIKSAVSPRPIAWISTADEAGRENLAPFSSYNYVSSKQPVVSFNSPNADHGGLKDTARNALDTGEFAVNVVTEPLLQQMDTTSERLPPGESEFDLAEIDRADCRRIDASRVADAAVTMECTLYDSHEVHDRLMVLGEVQYVHVADRVLTDGQIDMTKVDTVGRLGGPYYTISEPVEFERQF; this is translated from the coding sequence ATGAAAGAGTTCGACGTGACGGAAGTCGACGGCCGCGAGAGCGCGCGTCTGATAAAGAGCGCCGTCAGTCCGCGACCGATAGCGTGGATAAGCACCGCCGACGAAGCGGGCAGAGAGAACCTCGCGCCGTTCAGTTCCTACAACTACGTCTCCTCGAAGCAGCCCGTAGTGTCGTTCAACAGTCCGAACGCGGACCACGGCGGCCTGAAAGACACCGCCCGAAACGCGTTGGACACCGGCGAGTTCGCCGTGAACGTCGTCACCGAACCCCTCTTACAGCAGATGGACACCACCTCCGAACGCCTCCCACCGGGGGAAAGCGAGTTCGATCTCGCGGAGATAGACCGCGCGGACTGCCGACGAATCGACGCCTCGCGCGTCGCCGACGCCGCCGTCACGATGGAGTGCACCCTGTACGACTCACACGAGGTTCATGACCGACTGATGGTTCTCGGCGAGGTGCAGTACGTCCACGTCGCAGACCGGGTGTTGACCGACGGGCAGATAGATATGACGAAGGTCGACACCGTCGGGCGACTCGGCGGGCCGTACTACACGATTTCGGAGCCCGTGGAGTTCGAACGGCAGTTCTGA
- a CDS encoding DUF255 domain-containing protein, with protein sequence MADDQTRVEWRRWGPDAFEEARAADKPVLLSLTATWCDGCHEMDVETYAEPRIAANVNDRFVPVRVDVDRNPRVRERYNMGGFPSTVFLTPSGDLLNGATYLGPDGMRQVLERVRDVWTEKGEEAGRVPRALAGKPTPAGEVTTRIEEHLAGQLDEKYDHRFAGWGDGAKFPMPRTVEFALKRAREQGVETLGAIRESLFDDVEGGFFRYADRPDWTDPHHEKLLDANAALCRAFANGYLYTGDEGFAEPVRETLDFLVESLWNGAAFGGSLGPAEESDYYDGGAEERAGETGPRRDLTAYAGANALAADALLTFAAYTDDERATEYARRALEYVDSSLLEDGVVTHYRTKDESGESLLLEDHARVVSAFVRARQVVGDEDAVETARPVADAAIDELQEPGGAFRDGPETDVGLLDKTLRPLDGNVEMADALLDLAAVTGEDRYEEAAHDAVAAFGGAWDRIGVQVAGYGGVAARLTHPTLVVDVGSPAGSDLHRAAMRVADHEKVVVPDADVPAGNAVVRLGDEEATATTPDELMAAVSALDAGV encoded by the coding sequence ATGGCAGACGACCAGACGCGGGTCGAGTGGCGCAGGTGGGGACCCGACGCGTTCGAGGAGGCGCGGGCGGCCGACAAGCCGGTGTTGCTCTCTCTGACCGCGACGTGGTGCGACGGCTGTCACGAGATGGACGTCGAGACGTACGCGGAACCGCGAATCGCCGCGAACGTCAACGACCGGTTCGTCCCCGTCCGCGTGGACGTAGACCGCAACCCGCGAGTTCGAGAGCGGTACAACATGGGCGGGTTCCCCTCGACGGTGTTTCTCACCCCGAGCGGTGACCTCCTGAACGGGGCGACGTATCTCGGTCCCGACGGGATGCGACAGGTACTCGAACGCGTCCGCGACGTCTGGACGGAGAAAGGCGAGGAGGCGGGGCGCGTCCCGCGCGCCCTCGCGGGCAAGCCGACGCCCGCGGGCGAGGTGACGACCAGAATCGAGGAGCATCTCGCGGGACAACTCGACGAGAAGTACGACCACCGCTTCGCCGGGTGGGGCGACGGCGCGAAGTTCCCGATGCCGCGCACCGTCGAGTTCGCGCTGAAACGCGCCCGCGAACAGGGGGTGGAGACGCTCGGTGCGATTCGCGAATCGCTGTTCGACGACGTGGAGGGCGGGTTCTTCCGGTACGCCGACAGACCGGACTGGACCGACCCGCACCACGAGAAACTGCTCGACGCCAACGCGGCGCTGTGCCGCGCCTTCGCGAACGGCTACCTGTACACCGGCGACGAGGGGTTCGCCGAACCGGTCCGCGAGACGCTCGATTTCCTCGTCGAGAGCCTCTGGAACGGCGCGGCCTTCGGGGGCAGTCTCGGCCCCGCCGAGGAGTCAGACTACTACGACGGCGGTGCCGAAGAACGCGCGGGCGAGACCGGACCGCGGCGCGATTTGACCGCGTACGCCGGAGCCAACGCCCTCGCCGCGGACGCGTTGCTGACGTTCGCCGCGTACACCGACGACGAGAGAGCGACCGAGTACGCCCGCCGCGCGTTGGAGTACGTCGATTCGTCGCTGCTCGAAGATGGCGTCGTCACCCACTACCGGACGAAAGACGAGTCGGGCGAGTCGCTCCTCCTCGAAGACCACGCCCGCGTCGTCTCCGCGTTCGTCCGCGCCCGACAGGTCGTCGGCGACGAGGACGCCGTCGAAACCGCCCGTCCGGTCGCCGACGCGGCCATCGACGAACTCCAAGAGCCGGGAGGTGCGTTCCGTGACGGCCCCGAGACGGACGTCGGACTCCTCGACAAGACGCTTCGACCCCTCGACGGGAACGTCGAGATGGCGGACGCGCTACTCGACCTCGCGGCGGTGACGGGCGAGGACCGCTACGAGGAGGCCGCCCACGACGCGGTAGCGGCGTTCGGCGGCGCGTGGGACCGCATCGGCGTCCAAGTCGCGGGCTACGGCGGCGTCGCGGCGCGACTGACGCACCCGACGCTCGTCGTCGACGTCGGGTCCCCCGCGGGGTCCGACCTCCACCGGGCGGCGATGCGCGTCGCGGACCACGAGAAGGTGGTGGTCCCCGACGCGGACGTCCCGGCAGGGAACGCCGTCGTCCGACTCGGCGACGAGGAGGCGACGGCGACGACGCCGGACGAACTGATGGCCGCCGTCTCCGCTCTCGACGCGGGCGTCTGA
- a CDS encoding TrmB family transcriptional regulator: protein MASLRDLGLSEYEARAYRSLLRTGATTAKELSRASDVPMGRIYDVLNSLEQHSLVRSQAASRPKKYVAVEPDMALDRLLESKRRELDEKAEQYEAVVDDLSDELETAEPVQGQFWTAAVGTDESVDLLLERLAAADDSLVMVVGTPSAQFDLGEVGDLVTEELATALDRGVEVSVLMSPDLVTSLPESVGERYLDSLADHPQFTVRTSPKLSGTFNLIDDVEVCIEVPNPLDPGEAFAMIDLKDPEFSADIRSMFDPRWEAAEPLSLSSSASGE, encoded by the coding sequence ATGGCTAGTCTTCGGGACCTGGGGTTGTCCGAGTACGAGGCTCGGGCGTATCGGTCTCTCCTCCGAACGGGCGCGACAACCGCAAAAGAGTTGTCTCGCGCCAGCGACGTGCCGATGGGTCGGATATACGACGTGTTGAACAGCCTCGAACAGCACAGCCTCGTGCGGAGTCAGGCCGCGAGTCGGCCGAAAAAGTACGTCGCCGTCGAGCCCGATATGGCGCTCGACCGTCTGTTAGAGAGCAAGCGGCGCGAACTCGACGAGAAGGCAGAACAGTACGAGGCGGTCGTCGACGACCTTTCGGACGAACTGGAGACGGCCGAACCCGTGCAGGGACAGTTCTGGACCGCCGCCGTCGGCACCGACGAGTCCGTCGATCTGCTGTTGGAACGACTCGCGGCCGCCGACGACTCTTTGGTCATGGTCGTCGGGACGCCCTCGGCGCAGTTCGACCTCGGAGAGGTCGGCGACCTGGTGACGGAGGAGTTAGCGACGGCGCTCGACCGCGGCGTGGAGGTGTCCGTCCTGATGTCGCCGGACCTCGTCACCTCGCTCCCCGAGAGCGTGGGCGAACGCTACCTCGACAGTCTGGCGGACCACCCGCAGTTCACCGTACGCACGTCGCCGAAACTCTCGGGGACGTTCAACCTCATCGACGACGTGGAAGTGTGCATCGAGGTGCCGAATCCGCTCGACCCCGGCGAGGCGTTCGCGATGATAGACCTGAAGGACCCCGAGTTCAGCGCCGATATCCGATCGATGTTCGACCCGCGGTGGGAGGCGGCGGAACCGCTCTCGCTTTCGTCGTCCGCGTCCGGCGAGTAG